The nucleotide window gcaggaggatgatgaaggagcaGATGAAGATACGGAAAGACCAGCACCCAAGCGAGCACGAAGAACAAGAGGAGCAGCAGGGAAAAAGTCAGGCCAGCAGgtaaaagaggagaaaggggaagaagagacgaAGAAAATAAGAGGACGCCGGGCAACCAGAGGAAAGACTACCAAATGAGGGTTGCTGCTAGTAGTTTAAAGATGGTAAGATGAGTATTGCGCATTCGGATCCTAGTCCTGATACTTCTTCACGATAGTAATTGTGGTTGTATATTATCTTACAGTATGTAGTCTGTTCTTTATCCAGTGCATTCATTGTTGCCTTCATTATAACTGTAATTTCCTTGACTTCCGACGTCAAAgatggggaaaaaaagaatgggACGAGCCGGGCTTGAACCGGCCACCTCCAGATCTTCAGTCTGACGCGCTCCCAGATGCGCCATCGTCCCCTGTTCTGACTGAGGCATAACGTTTAAGGCTCTGTAAGAGGAAGTTGGTTGATATGTTCATTATTTGAGCATTTAGATCACGGGCAATTATGTGACTGACTATCGAGTACTGCACTAGACAGACGGAGTCCACAGAGTGCCAGAGGATGGATTTGTGCTACAAAAAATTGGTAACCGCACGTCTGAACCGACGCAAAAGCTATCACTACTGACATGATACACCTCGTGATGCCATTAACTCCCCAGCTATGTATAGAACTACCCTGGTACATCGATCTAAGCTCCATCcccttgttgttgctgttgctgcttccATTGGTGAGCTCTTTGCAGCAGCTTCGACAGATTTGCCGCTGACTGGTCGTCCGCCGGGAATACATAGTCCATGTACTCCTCGTACCGGTCGTCGTCCAACTTGCGCCGCTTCTTGACTCGCCGGGGCATCTGCTTCTCGATCTTGTCGATGTCTTCTGGTGAACCGTGCGTGTGCTCGAACGACCGCCAAGCATTGAGCAGTTCCACGCGCTGTGTCATGGTTAGTCAGGGATATGTCAGAAAAGGAACGTTGACGACAGCTTACCTCTTCCTTgagctccttctccttgaacaCTTTGTGGGCTCGTTCGAAAACGGCCCGAGCACGACGCTTGGCATCCTCGCTGATCGgccgctcctcttcctcctcctcttcctcttcctcctcgtcgggaACATTGATCTCGAAGCGGGCGTAGTTGATCCACACCTTGACGTGGTCtgtcttctccagcagacgCTCGTACAGCTGGCGGACCCGGTCGTATTCGCCCTCGTACTCCTCAAAGTCGATGTACGACTTCCACACCAACTCGGGCATATCGAGAGTTGGTTGGTCAATCCCAAGCTCGTAAATGGCTCGTGCACGGTCGGTGTCGTCCAGCCCGCGCTCCAACTCGGCATATTTGATCCACGACTGGCTGTTGGAAGGATTCCACTCGATCTGCTTTTCGAACAGCGTCCGGCACCGCACGAACTCGAACAGCTGGCGCTCTAGATCAATGTATCCCCGGAAGAGTTTATCCTTCGGGCACATGCCGATGGCCTGGCCAAGCGTCTTGCGAGCGGCTTGGAGATTCATCTGACGGATCTCAAACTGCGCCTTCATGAGCCAGATCTTGGCAAAGGTGAACTTTTTGTGGGGAATCAACTTGAGACACTCGTTGTAGATTTGGCGCGCACGCTCGGCGTCCTTAGCTTCCAGTTCCTCCCAGATGGCGTAGAATATCCAGAGGTAGATATACCGTCTCCAGTGCCGCTTCTCCTGCGATGGTGGTATTTGAGCGATCGCGCGTTCGTAGATGTCGCGTACTCGGTCGGGGTCGCCCGAGGTCTCCTCAAGCCGGGCAAAGTCGAACCATATGTCGTAGTTCCGCGAGTTTTCTTTCAGTTGCTCCTCGTATTGGACTCTGCGTTTCGAAAGAATCACGTCCTCAACGCCTTCCCGGTCACCATACTGTTTCTCAAATGTCGTATAGGACTTGTGAAGCGCCATGGACTTTGAGCGAGGAAGTCGATCTAAAGCATACTTGTAAATCGCCCTAGCACGCTCATActccttcaacttcgccTCGAACTTGGCATAGCCGATGAACAGCTTCTCGTCCATAAAGTCCTCTCCCAACGTCTCGATCGCCATTCCATACACCTCCCGCACGAGATCGCTCGTTCCATACTCCTCTTCAAACCGAGCCCACTTGATCCAATTGCGTGGTTCGGGGTGAACAATCGTGAACCGCTGGAAGATCGCGCGCGCCCTCTCGAACTCATTGTACCGCTTTTCCAGCTTGATATAGGCGCTCCAAGCTCCCTCTTCCGGCTCC belongs to Aspergillus luchuensis IFO 4308 DNA, chromosome 3, nearly complete sequence and includes:
- the clf1 gene encoding putative cell cycle control protein (Cwf4) (COG:A;~EggNog:ENOG410PFU9;~InterPro:IPR013026,IPR003107,IPR011990,IPR019734;~PFAM:PF02184;~go_function: GO:0005515 - protein binding [Evidence IEA];~go_process: GO:0006396 - RNA processing [Evidence IEA]), whose translation is MESSRGPPRVKNKAAAPVQISAEQLLREAVDRQEPALQAPTQRFADLEELHEYQGRKRKEFEDYVRRNRINMNNWMRYAAWELEQKEFRRARSIFERALDVSPTSVVLWIRYIESEMRNRNINHARNLLDRAVTILPRVDKLWYKYVYMEETLGNIAGTRQVFERWMSWEPEEGAWSAYIKLEKRYNEFERARAIFQRFTIVHPEPRNWIKWARFEEEYGTSDLVREVYGMAIETLGEDFMDEKLFIGYAKFEAKLKEYERARAIYKYALDRLPRSKSMALHKSYTTFEKQYGDREGVEDVILSKRRVQYEEQLKENSRNYDIWFDFARLEETSGDPDRVRDIYERAIAQIPPSQEKRHWRRYIYLWIFYAIWEELEAKDAERARQIYNECLKLIPHKKFTFAKIWLMKAQFEIRQMNLQAARKTLGQAIGMCPKDKLFRGYIDLERQLFEFVRCRTLFEKQIEWNPSNSQSWIKYAELERGLDDTDRARAIYELGIDQPTLDMPELVWKSYIDFEEYEGEYDRVRQLYERLLEKTDHVKVWINYARFEINVPDEEEEEEEEEEERPISEDAKRRARAVFERAHKVFKEKELKEERVELLNAWRSFEHTHGSPEDIDKIEKQMPRRVKKRRKLDDDRYEEYMDYVFPADDQSAANLSKLLQRAHQWKQQQQQQGDGA